CACAGTGTCCTAGTGTCCAAAAATGGACACCATACAcagaaagcaggaaaaatatCATGCATGAATGACATATATCATGTGAACATATATCCACAtgattattattctttttttatttccagggTTCTCCAGATGCAGAGGACCTCCTTTGTGAAAATCTAGGAAAGAACAAAGCCAACAGATCACTGAGACGAAGAGACGAGACCTGGAGTGAGTGTGTGTACACTGTCAGGCAGTGAAGATGACATGCTTCAACATTAAGCCAAGTGAAAGTTGACCTACTTTTAACCGTTTTTCCATTCAAATAAGAACAAAAGAGAAGTTCCCATTAAAAGCAAGTTTAGACTGTATTTGATCCCTTGGTAGAGATGCTTGAAGCGCATGTATATGTAAATATACTGTAGATGATTTTCtcattgtctaaaaaaaatacttctgaTAAATGTTCTCTGTCATGATTGCAAATGTTCAGGTAAGTTCACTGACCACACCTCTAAATGCTGCGTTTTAAACCAGCTTTATACCTTTAAATCAGATATCCCTGCTACATTTATTAGTATCCAATTTCTTTAAagactctgtaaagtgaaattcaaagtttttgGCTTAACACTCTAGAGATGTTTGAATATGgttgttgtaaacatgtgaaaacactcaGATCTACACGTGACTGagttttggatttagaccatcagaaagtttttcacctctttcctggctgggtctaatgtgggcggggcaaatatttgggctcatgatgtcatgggcCCACaatggggaatgaccccgcccctctaatcctacaatttaaaatcacagagcagttaatctcagtacagtctgttgttagctgatgtcacggCCTTTATTGAacgttaacagtcagttaaatgcattttttttgttcattgtgaggtaaatttaccaaatctatcagccacagtggtctatggatcatttaaaacatcataacagagatttgagccagaaacaGACCTTGTCTCTTCTCtagcacagagccaggcagttatactctgatcataaggtcaaggAAGGTCACTCATTTTGAGAAtctttttgagatgcaaaatttgtATGCACAATTAACAGtatgtagtttttattttagcagaTAATGCCCAGTCAACACATTTTAAGATTTATCCTCTGATCATGAAAGGACATTTATTAGAGAGCATGCTCTGCAAACAGACAAAGAACAGAAGAAAAGCCACCAAAGTGCATCCTCCAGTGTCTCTCAGTGGTGTGATCTTTCTAAATGATGGTACAGACACGGTCACAAAGCAGAATCATAATATACATCACAAATCATTACTTTGTTTCACTAGATAAGAGCCATGATTTTCTTTATGTAACTCTCACCAGACCAAACTAGAAACTATAGATGGCAGTGAAGATGTGAGCTTGTTTCCTTATAAGGACATACAGTGTCACATCTGCCTGGCCAATCAAATTCAGTCTTGTATCgcaagagaggagaagaaaacaagACTCCTCACTCAAACAGGAACCCCGACACAATGACACCCGTCTGCTTTttgattcttttgtttttgagagGAATgggtgagttttttttttaatcatgtccATGAACTTTGAGCAGCTGCTTATAACAACATGGTGTGtatgttttgtcacttttctgttttcctcCAGCTCAGCTGACTTCTCAGAAATCCTCCTTCTCTCTTCATCAAGAGAGACGTTTTGTCGCAGCTAGAGTTGGAGACACGGTGACTCTGCAATGTTTctatgatggtgatgatgcAGCTTGGCTTTACTGGTACAAACAAAGTCTAGGTCAGAAACCAAGGCTCATCTCTACGCTCTACATCTATGATACAAGAATCACTTTTAAGGATGAATTTGACGACAGTTCACGCTTCAGACTCAGCACAGCAAACAAGACCAATCACCTGACTATTTTAAATATCCAGTTTTCAGATTCAGCTACTTATTATTGTGTAAGGACCACCTCATTTGTTTTAACCTTCAGTGAGGGCACTGTGCTCAGTGTAAAAGGCTCAGGTTTAAGCGTCCAAGCCTCCGTCTATCAGTCAGAATCTGGGAGCATCCAGAATGGAGGATCAGTGACTCTGAACTGTATGGTCCACACTGGGAGCTGTGGTGAAGAACACAGTGTTTACTGGTTCAGAAACTCTGAGGAAGCTCAGCAGGAAATCATTTACACCCATGGAGGCAGGAATGATCAGTGTGTGAGGACACacaacagagaaacaaacaccTGTAACCACAACCTGCTGGATCCTTCTCATGCTGGGACCTACTACTGCGCCGTGGCTTCATGTGGACTCATACTGTTTGGAAACGGGACCAACTTGGACTTTAAGGGTAAGAAACCTTTTAGCTAAACACCACAAGGTAAATATTAAGAAATGAAAACTTCAGGGAATGTTTGACAGTCTTCTAACTCTCATCAGCAGATGATGGTGTCTCTCTCCTCTTGGTGTATTTACTCAGTGGAGCTTTGGCGTTCACCATCATGTTAGTTGTTCCCCTGGCTTTCACAGCATGTGCAAAAGAGCAGTGCTCAGGTAGGCTGATCTGACAGTTAGAGTGCATTCAGTTTATGTGAAaaattttatgttaattttgtgtttgcaATCTTCCTCCCCCAGGCAGTCATGCAAGAGCATCCAGAGCCTCCACAGCAGCAGGAGTGAGTATTTGAAAAACACTGGAAGTGGGGGGAGGGGTTCTTTCTAGAGATCTTTCACgatttaaactcatgatttttatctATGATTTCAAAATGATAATGTGGGTTTTCATCAAACCATTTCATCACttcacattattttactttttctccAGGGTTCTCCAGATGCAGATGACCTCCAATATGAAAATCTATGGAAGAACAAAGCCAACAGATCACTGAGACAAAGGGACGGGACGTGGAGTGAATGTGTGTACTACACTGTCAGACAGTGAAGATGATGTTTTCAGGTTACCAGAGGTGACAGATCTGTCAGATTTCACATCCTGATACTGAAGTACAGATGGACCCAGAGGCCCCAGTAAAACATGTGATGTTTTGTAAGTGCAGTATTTCCGCTCTGTGCTTCTAGTCAACGACTTACAAACACGGCTGCATGTAACTGATGTCTGTGGTCACTGTGGGCTCAGCTACTCACAGGaggatttacaaaaacaactaaaacctGACAAATACACAAAGGTCTCTGAGTTTAACAGGGTGAAATGTGCTTGTGCTTCACACAACTCAACCTTCCTTGTATCTGCTTGtgaatatttcttaaattcaaGCTGAATCAGACTCTTAGTAAATCTGCAGCACAGTCAATAAGGCACTGAAACATCAGCATGGTTTATTCAGATGTGACACCTTTAAAGTGTGGCAGCATATGAGAGACTTAAGATGATGTTTCATGTATTGCATGGTTCTGCAACACTCTACCATGTTAAATGGTGACTCTCAGAAAACTGTGTTCATAcgtttatttgtaattttgctTTTCATCATTATGAGTGAATATTCATAAAATAGAATCCCCACTCTTTTTGTTTGACTTCCTGATGAAGGCTTGATGCCAAAACATgttgaagtgtgtttttaaggtctacaCATGACCatgctgtgaaaataaaggcattttaatgcttaaacagagtgccttggagttttcttcctgtttgttATTAACTTTATGAATCCCTTTTCCAAAAAGCAactcaaaaaaactttttattgaGTCCTAGAAGCACTCCTTCCTATGGTTTATAGAAACCCCACACTGTttgaaatacatgctaaaactttcataataaaatcagatcaaactaTTGGTTTGGTTAGGGTAAGGGATGAGGATGACCTGAATTACAAAACCTGGTtacaaaatatttcataaagacaaataaacagTCTGATTACAGGATAAAAGCTTATCATCCATAAAAATCAGTCTAACGATAATGTAGCTCCGTTAGCTTTGTAATCTGTGtggataacagagctacattgctaatatagctaaagcgAAGACTTGTAGCcgcatagctacattatctacagtATGTGGTTTATGCAGCTTCATTGGCTCTATCTACATTTTTTAGCGCTCATGTTGCTgatgctaacttagctacattggcttgcATAATGATGTCATCTACATAGCTGccatgttagctatgttagctattgctaagctaacaaagctaaagctagcaacTCTTCATGTATCTACTAAAACATGTCTGTAGTTAATCTAATCCAAGATTAGATTTTGACCTTCTTTCtgtcatatttatgaaatatttctcaGTCTGCAATGTGGTTACTTTATtgatgtaactgccagacttttatgtaaaaaaagCTGATggtttatagctgcaaagggtggaccgacgtcatattaaaccctatggattaagaatgagatGTCACTTGAG
This genomic stretch from Cheilinus undulatus linkage group 22, ASM1832078v1, whole genome shotgun sequence harbors:
- the LOC121504690 gene encoding uncharacterized protein LOC121504690 isoform X2, which produces MTPVCFLILLFLRGMAQLTSQKSSFSLHQERRFVAARVGDTVTLQCFYDGDDAAWLYWYKQSLGQKPRLISTLYIYDTRITFKDEFDDSSRFRLSTANKTNHLTILNIQFSDSATYYCVRTTSFVLTFSEGTVLSVKGSGLSVQASVYQSESGSIQNGGSVTLNCMVHTGSCGEEHSVYWFRNSEEAQQEIIYTHGGRNDQCVRTHNRETNTCNHNLLDPSHAGTYYCAVASCGLILFGNGTNLDFKDDGVSLLLVYLLSGALAFTIMLVVPLAFTACAKEQCSGSHARASRASTAAGGSPDADDLQYENLWKNKANRSLRQRDGTWSECVYYTVRQ
- the LOC121504690 gene encoding uncharacterized protein LOC121504690 isoform X1, encoding MTPVCFLILLFLRGMAQLTSQKSSFSLHQERRFVAARVGDTVTLQCFYDGDDAAWLYWYKQSLGQKPRLISTLYIYDTRITFKDEFDDSSRFRLSTANKTNHLTILNIQFSDSATYYCVRTTSFVLTFSEGTVLSVKGSGLSVQASVYQSESGSIQNGGSVTLNCMVHTGSCGEEHSVYWFRNSEEAQQEIIYTHGGRNDQCVRTHNRETNTCNHNLLDPSHAGTYYCAVASCGLILFGNGTNLDFKADDGVSLLLVYLLSGALAFTIMLVVPLAFTACAKEQCSGSHARASRASTAAGGSPDADDLQYENLWKNKANRSLRQRDGTWSECVYYTVRQ